A segment of the Candidatus Sumerlaea chitinivorans genome:
GTGCTGCGTGGCCCGTGTTTGGCATCTGAAGCTGCGCAGCGGTACGGGAATCTGTGACGAGACCTTTCGCAATGCCTTTTTCGACCAAGACGACACGTTTTCGTGCCACCCCTTCATAGTCGAAAACCCGGGGCATCCCCTCGGGGTCTAGCCCGTCATCCCAAATCGTGACTTTAGATGAACAGATTCGCTTTCCCAGACGGTTGCAGAGTGGCGACTGTCCTTCGAGATATTGTTTCGCCCCAAAAGCCATCCACCCCAGAAAACCGACTAACTGTCCAACTGCCAAATGGTCCAATACCACAGTGGTTTCGCACGGAAGATCGACTGAGCCGAGCGACTCGCTGCGTGTCACCAACTTCAATGCTTCTTCAAGCTGCTCATCAAATGGGACCTCGCTTAACGCATTACTCACCCAATACGAGCGCCCTGACAAAGCGCCCTTCGTTGCCACAAGATTGAGCTCGGCACGTGTCCAAGTTTGGTAAGATTCCACACCTTCGGTGTTCACGATACAAAGTGTATTCTCACTCGTACTTAAGGCCCCCGAAAGCTCGACTGACTGTCCCTGCGCGCGACAAAAGAGCCTGCGGAGCGTCTCCGCACGATCGTAGGGCTGGGCGCGCGCCGTGAACTCATCGAATGATAGGGTATCCGCCAAGGGTATTTCGCTGGGGAGAGTCACTGGGACGTTTGATTGCGGCATGTTTCTCGCAATCTTTTCGGCTTGCTTGGCAGCAGAAGCTAAGGAGTCTTGGTCAAAACGGTTCGTCAGAGCGATCCCCGCGCGTCCGTCTACTATGACCCGAATCCACACGAGACGCTCCTCGCTCACCGTGTTCTGATGAATCCGGTTCTTCATAAAGCGCGTGAGCCCATTGATGCGTCTCGAATATCCAATCTCGCATGGATCGCGTCGGATGCTTCGTAGTATTGCTCGCAGACGGTTCACTGTCTTCGGAACGGGCATAGCGTTATGCTTTCCTCCCGACCGTAACGTTGCGGAACCGCGCTGGGGCACAGCCGTGGCCCACTCGCGCTATCTGCATAGGTTCCCCTTTCCCGCAATTTGGCACTCCCCACAGCACCCAATCGCTCGACCTGCAAACGGCATCGCAACTGCGCCAGAACTGGGGAGTCACTCCGCCATAGATGGGATTGCGGAAGAGTCTTCCCAACTTGCCATTACGTATTTCACGTGCGACCTCAGTTGCGAACTGAAATTGCAGTCGCCGGTCGTCAATGGACCAACTCCGATTTGTTTCGAAGAAGAGCCCCCGTTTTGTGTCGGCGATTAGCTCTTCCAGCGTCCATTCCCCCGGCAAGAGGTTGATATTCGTCATGCGAACGATGGGGAAATTCTGCCAACCGTCTGCACGCATGGCCCCGCTCGATCGGCGTCCGATGAGGGGAGCCGTGGAACATGAACTCAAAACGCCACGGAGAATCCCTTCCGTGATTAGGGGCTCGCAGCGCGCCGGTGTTCCCTCATCGTCGAATGCGAAGGACCCAAGCCCCCCAGCGACCGTAGCGTCTGCCACAACAGAAACGGCAGGCGATCCGTACTTGAATGAGCCCAACATTTCTGGCGTCACAAATGAGGTCCCGGCAAATGAGGCTTCGTAACCCAGAATTCGGTCAAGCTCCAGCGCGTGCCCAATGCTCTCGTGAATTTGCAAAGCAAGCTGGTTGCTATCGAGAATGACATCAAACTCTCCCGCTGGGCATTCCGGAACTGAAAGGAGTTCTACCGCTTCCGCGGCGACCCGCTGAGCGTTCCCTTGCAGGTCAAGCTCTTCGATAAACTCGTAACCGGCAGCACGATAGTTGCCCCCAAAGCTTGCTGGGTAGGAGCGCACCTGGAGCTCTTTCCCATCTGTAGCGTACGCTGCTATGCCCGCCCCACACTGCACGGTCTCCTGTTCAATTTCGCTGTCCAGCGTACTAACAAAGACCTTGTTTTCACGCATGAGCTCCATGGTTGCGACAGCGGACTGCACTCGCTTTTCTTCGCGCATGAGCTGCGTGCACTGAATGAGGAGTGTGAGTCTTTCGCTCAGGGGGACGCGAAAAGGGTCCTTTAAGCACGCGGCGCGGTATTGTCCGGTGGCGGGTGCCGGGGAGTCGAACCGCTCGCCGGCGCTGCGAACAATCGCGCTGGTGTCTGCGGTCATGATCGCCTGTTGAACAGTGCGATCAATGCTGTCGGACGTGAGCTCACATGAAGCCGCAAATCCCCAGCAGCCACTTCGTAGGACCCGTACGCCAAATCCTAAGCTTTCGCTGGCAAGAATTCGTTCTGGTTCTCCATTCCTGACGGACAGGGTTTCCGTGGATCGGTGCACCACACGCACGTCGGCATATTGAACGTCGCGCTTGGGGATTCGGTTTAGAATGACGGTCGCAATGGACTTCATAAGCTAAGTATTCTCGTGACTCATTCCACATCGCGTTGGCTGTAGGCAACTCAATTGTTTGTTTGCTGCTACGCGATGCGGAGGTTTTTGAGACTCAGGGGGGCAGTGTGGGCTCTTGGAAATATGCTTGAAGTTATCCCTTTCTCTACCACAATGAGGGCCATCACGCAGTCGTTCGGTGGGAAAATGGCAGACTCGAAAGAGAAGAAAACAGAACCATCGCAAGTGCAGCTGAGTTCGAATGAGCCACTTCACGCGGAAAACAAGCGCAAGAAGATCGCACGCATTCCTCCTGCGGTCATAAAACGCTTGTCGCTCTACGCCCGCGTTCTGCTCGACCTCGAAATGAGCAATGTTCTGACTATTTCCTCAAAAGATTTGGCCCAGCGGTTGGGCATCACAAGCGCACAAGTTCGCAAAGACCTTGCCTACTTCGGCCAATTTGGAATTCCGGGCGTAGGTTATGATGTCAGCGATCTACGTGCCAATCTGAAGCGAATCCTAGGCACGGACCGCGAAGTGCAAGCGATCCTGATTGGCGTCGGCAACCTCGGTGCAGCTTTGATGGCCTACGGTGGCTTCTTGCGCCACGGAGTGCGAATTGTGAAAGCGTTTGATGCCGACACGTCGAAAGTTGGGATGCAACGGGGCGGTGTGCTCATCTACCATATTGACGAATTAGAGCGCCAACTTGAGCACCAACCCATCGACATTGCCATACTTACGGTACCTTCCGAGGCAGCTCAGCCAGTCACGGACCGACTCGTAAAAGCAGGAATCATTGGGATTCTGAATTTTGTGCCCACCCGACTCACGGTTCCCCCGGACGTCCATGTCCACTACGTGGACTTAGCAATTGAAATTGAGTCGCTTTGTTACTATCTGCGCTGAAGGAAATCCAGATAAGAAAAGGAATCCGCTTATGAAGATGTCATGGAACACCCCGACGCTTACGAATTTGCTGTTGGCAATCATCGCGCTTACGTTGATCGTCATCGCGGCCCAACGTGCGAATGTTCCCGTCTCTCTCCAGAGTAGTGCATGGGCCCAAGAGTCTGACCCTTGGCGCGACAGCAGGCGCACGGGTTTCTCCTCCGACACCCGCAGTGCCCCCGTGGACACCTCGAACGTGGCCACGGTTCAGGATTTGGCGGTGGCCCGGGCCACAAGCGAAGTTGCTGCAGCGAATCGCGAGATAGCGAGCGCGATCCGGGAACTTGCGAAAGCAGTTCAGGATCTGGGCGGAAAGCTGAGTAAAATGTCACAGTCATCAGCTGCGAATCCCGCCTCGAGCGGCGGCGTGACTGTTGAGGTGAACAAGTGAAAGACGCTGAATCCTCGTCGCACGCATTCTCAATTTCAGAGGCCCGTCTTCGCGAGGTGGAAGCCACTGTAAAAGCTATGGGCCTAACAGATGCAGAACAGCTTGTGGCGTCAGCAGCCTTGGCGTATGAGGCTGCTCGGCGGATAGCAAAAAGTGGGCGGGAGTGGCGAGAGGTGATGGGGCGAGTTTCCGCAAGCGAGCTGGCTCGGGGCCCACTGGCTGACGCAGTGGCTCAATTACAAGATGCAGCAACGGCAGTGCTGCGCGCCTACAATACCCTGCTTCGCGACGAGGATCAGGATTCAATCACTGAATAAACCGCCACTTTAGGTTTGAAAGTCTAAACTAACGAACAACAAGGGAATCTCAGAAAGGACTGTTAGGATTTAGGTTATGATTATTGTCCTCAAGCCTGACGCAACTGAAGAGCAACTTCAGCACCTCGTAGATATCATCACGGAGAAAGGGTTGCGGGCCCATATCTCCCGCGGTGTCGAGCGCACGGTCGTCGGATGCATTGGAGACGAAACAAAAATCCAGGACATCCCCTTCCTTGCCATCCCCGGCGTAGAAAGTGCGATGCCAATTGTCGAGCCCTACAAGCTCGCCAGTCGCACATTTAGGCCCGAAAAGACGAAGATCCGCATCAATGATATCGTCATAGGCGGCAATGAGGTCGTGATCGTGGCAGGGCCGTGCAGCGTCGAGCCCAACAACACCCTCTTTGAAACGGCTCGTGCGGTGAAGGCAGCGGGGGCGAAAATTCTCCGTGGTGGCGCATTCAAGCCACGCACTTCTCCTTATGATTTTTGTGGGCTTGGAGAAGAGGGACTACGCATGCTTGATCAAGCCCGCCAAGAGACCGGGCTCGCGATTGTCACCGAAGTTATGGATACCCGTGAAGTGGAGCTTGTCTACCGCTATGCCGACGCGTTCCAAATCGGTGCTCGGAATTCCCAGAACTTCAATTTGCTTCGTGAAGTGGGGAAGTACGACAAACCCGTTTTCCTCAAGCGTGGCATGAGTATGACGATTAAGGAATTGCTCATGAGTGCGGAATACATCATTTCGCAGGGCAATCCAAACGTCATCCTTGTCGAGCGTGGCATCCGGACCTTTGAAACAGCGACCCGCAACACCCTCGACATTGCAGCTGTCCCCGTGCTGCACGAAAAGACACACTTGCCTGTCTTCGTGGATCCAAGCCATGCGGCGGGGGATTGGCGCTATGTGACGGCGCTCGCATGTGCGGCCGTCGCCTGTGGGGCGGATGGTCTGATGGTGGAGGTTCACCCAAATCCGGAACGTGCCTTTAGCGACGGCGCACAGTCCCTGAAATTCGAAAAGTTTGATCAACTCATGAATTCGATCCGGCCGATTGCACAGGCCATCGGACGAGCGATCCAACCGGCGCAATCATGAAGAAAAATCGCAATCCTGCATTCGATCGTATTGCGATTGTGGGCGTAGGTCTGCTCGGAGGTTCCATTGGGCTTGCTGTCAAGCAACGGGGCTTGGCGCGTGAAGTGGTGGGAATAGGACGCAGTCCCAACTCCTTAAAAGAAGCGTTAGACCTACAGGTCGTGGACGAAGTGACCACCGATCTTGCAGAAGGAATTGCCGAGGCAGATCTCGTGATACTCTGCACTCCTGTTCGACATATTGTCTCCATTCTGCCGGAGGTCCTCACTAAGGCACGGGGCGGGGCTTTGGTGACGGATGTTGGCTCGACAAAGAATACGATTGTCGAGACAGCAGAGCGCGTGGGAAGCTCCGCCTTCTTTGTGGGCTCTCATCCGATGGCAGGGTCAGAGAAAAGCGGCGTGCGATATGCAAATGCGGATCTGTTTGAGGACACCACGTGTTTTGTGACACCAACGCCCCAAACTTCGTGGAACGCCTTTGGCAGAATCTGCGGATTCTGGCGTGCACTGGGTTGCCGATTGGCCGTGGCGCGCCCTGACCGACATGACGTCCTCGTGGCTCTCATTTCTCACCTGCCGCACCTTGTAGCGGTAGCGCTTGTAAGGGCTGTCGAGTCCATGAAAGAGGACCAGAATCTTATCAAAGGCATCATCGGGAACGGGTTCCGGGATACCACGCGGATCGCATGCGGAAATACCCAAATGTGGGAAGACATTTGCACCGAAAACCACGAAGCGATCTGTAGGATGCATGAAGCGTTTACCCGGTCGCTTGCAGAGCTGCTGGAAGCGCAGCAGGCGAACCCCACTGCTCTGCAAAATTATCTGAACGAAGCATGCCAATACCGGAGGTTCCTCGACAATCGCTGACCAACCCGCAATATCTGCCCAATCCCCTGCGCGCGACTTGAATCGCAGTTGTGACAACGCAGGGGCCTTGTGTTCTATCCATTCCCAGCAATTCACGCCTATGGGCTGGGCTTCTGCTCTTTACCTTCTCGGATTTCTGATCGCGAATCTGGGCGTGCGGTTGGCGCTATTGCGCATCAACCTTGGCGAGTACACGGATGGGATTCTCCAGCTAAAGGTTTTTGAGATAGCGTCGGGGTTGTACCCTCCTCTTTACGGTCTTCTGGCGCACGGGGTTCAGTATTTTGGCGCGGATGCGGAAACCGCGGGAAAAATCGTCAGCGCTATCGCGAGCACACTGGCACTTATCCCCGTTTACTTATGGGCTCGTCGATTGGGAGGTGATTGCGCTGCGAAATTTGCGGCGCTCTTTTTTACCCTTTGTCCGTTGATTCTCCGCTGGTCGGTGCGCGTCATGACCGATGGACTCTTTTTAGGGTTATCAGCGTGGAGCCTGTACTGCCTCCAAGTGGTTTGGGCAGATAGACCTGATGTCCGTAAAGCAGATCGCTGGCTTGCAGCAGCATCGCTTCTTGCAGCATTGAGTGCCCTCACGCGTTATCAGGGGGTGCTGTTATTGGCGCCTCTGCTTGTTGTCGCGATGGCGTACGTAGGACGCCACCGCCGTGTCCCATGGCTTACTGTTGTTGCCTCTCTCGTCTGGCTTCTTCTGCCGGCATGGATCCATGTGCACGGCTTTGTCCACCAACAGCAGTTTGCCAGCCGATCTGTGGGTGCGGTGGTGAGCCAGCTCCTTGCGTGGCTTAATCTGGCCGAGAGTTTCCTTCTGATCAGCCCCTACTATCTTGGTTGGCCAATCTTCGTCTTTGCGCTCGTGGGGGTGTTCGCAGCAAATTGGCGAGCACCTCAGCTGAGAGGCTTCTGGATTCTTTGGCTCTTGTTTGGCATTCCTCTTTTGGGCCTCCAGAGCGTTTTTGGTTCTTTCCAATATCGCTACATGATGCCGCTATTTCCCGCTTGCCTTGCCTTGGCTGGCACAGGAGCGCTTGCACTCGAAAAGAAGCTTCTCGAGCGCGGGCGCGCCTGGGTCTTCTCGCTTCTGCTCTACGTTTCTGTCAGCTATCTCGCCTTGTTCACTTGTGCGGTCTTAGTTTTTCAGCGGCAGAGTTTTGGGGATCAGCGGGCAGCCGCAGAATACATTCGCACCACAGTTTCCCGCGAGGCTCCGGTTGTTGCGAACGAACGCTACGGCAACTTCTTCAATCTGGGATGCGTGAAGCTTTCCTTCTGGACGGGCCGGAAGGTTGAGCCCATCTGGCCCTACCTGCCTCCGAGTCCCAGTCGTCCGCCCCAGAAGGACCTTACGACCGGCACGGTTGTCGTCCTCGGCAACTGTTACGGCGGCGATGAATTTGTCGATTACCTCATGGCAGTGCTCAATTATTATTACCACATGCGCTTGCTCAATGCCTATGAATCCACTGTGTACCCATTGCTCGACGACATCATGGTCAATCCCATCTTTAACCAGAATCCGCTCGGTTGGGTGTTGCGCTACTCGCCCCAACTCTTCTCTACCCACATTTACGTGATCGATGGCAAGCGCACCCCAGAGGAAATGGAGCGGCTGGTGCAGCGCAATTTGCGCCAACCTGTTCCCCCTCCCTCCGAGGAGGACAAAAAGAACGCCCGCGAAGAGCGAATGCGTGAAACACCGCGATGAGTCCGCAGGAACGTCGTAAAAAGCGTCAGCAAGCCCAAAGCGCTGCACAAAACAAAGCGGCGGTGAATGGTCAAATCGCTGTGAGCGAAGAGGTCGAGGCGCTGAGTGTGAAGTCTGATCGGCGCTCAGAGCTCATTCTAATCGTTTCCGTGGCGATCGCTGCTTTTCTCATCTTTCTCCGTACCGTCGCTCCGGGGTTGATTTTCGGCGACGGAACGGAGCTCACAACAGCAGCCTACGTATTGGGGATTCCTCATCCCACCGGCTATCCCCTGTACATGATGCTGCTTCATCTGTGGCTGAAGCTGCCACTGGGCGAGGTGATCGCCCGGGCGAATCTTTTTAGCGTGCTGTGTGCTTCGGGAACGGTCGCGATTAGTGTTCTCATTTGGAGGCGTGTTCTCACCTCGCTCCTCCCTAAGTGGCCACTCAAAGCTCATCTGCTTGGCGCGGCATCAATCGCTTTGTTTCTCGGCTTTTTACGCAACTCATGGGAGAACTCAATTGTCGCAGAGGTTTATGCCCTTCAGTTGCTCTTTACGGTTGGGTTCTTGTTTACTCTCCAAAGATTCGAGGAAACGCGAAAGCCATCAAACCTCGTTGCCGCGGCAGTTGTCTTCGGCTTAGCGCTCACTCACCATCGTCTGAGCGTGACGCTGGCTTTGCCACTGGCAATGGCGTTTTGGTGGGCTAAGCGGAGGGTGACAGATTTTCCTTGGCGGCGCTCGCTCACTTCAGCGCTGCTTGCTGTGCTCGCCTGTCAAAGTCTCTACTTGTATTTGCCTATTCGTGCAGCAGCCCAGCCTCCCATTAACTGGGGAAACCCTGTGACGTTTGCGGCTTTTCTGAATCACGTACGCGGGGGCGAATACATGCAGTTCCAATTGCTGCAGGCGTTTCCGGGGCGGCCCTTTAGTCTGGAATCCTATATGAATTTCTTCTTTCTTACCTTGCGTCATCTTATTGGTGAGATCGCAACTCAGGTTTTCCCTGCCACGGTTCAGTTTGTGACGGATGTCTTCCCTCGCCCCTTCGCTGTTCCCAGCGCACCGTTTTTCGTCTTAGGTCTCTGCCTCATAATTGTTGCTCTCTTTAGCATGCGGCTTTGGGCGAAGATTCAGCCACTTACCGCCATGGGCGCGGCATTGGTGGTACTGCAAAATCTCGTCGTGATCTTTATCTATAACATTGCGGACATTCGCGATTATTACCTTTTCGTGATGTGGGTGGTGTGGGGGAGTGTGTGCGTTGGAGCGCTCGTTGGTCTCCAAGCGCTACTACAGCGTTTCATTTCGCGGGCTCTTCGGCCAGAATATGCGTATGCCTTTCTGCTGCTCCCCCTCCTCCCGCTCACCTCGAATTTCTCCAGATGTGATATGAGCAAGAGCGATGAACCCGAGGTCTTCGCGCAACTTGTGATGCCCAATCGTACAGACGCGATGCCTGAGAACTCCATTTTGATCACTATGGGAGATGACCCGATTTTCCTGAGCTGGTACCGCCAGCTTGTGCGTCGGGAGCGGACCGATGTGCTTGTGTTTGGCGCAAACTTTGCATCGCGGGCGTGGTACCGCACCTTCTTTACTCCCTCTCAGATAGAAAAGTACCAAATTCGATTTGCGGACCGGATTGCACAAGGGGCAGCGGAATTTGCTGAACAGGTGTCAAACGCAATTATCGAGCGTAACGTGGGCCGATACCCGATTTTTACGACGATTGACGATCCTCTTGTCCTGCAAGAGTTAAGCAAACGATACACCTTGAAACTCGTTGCCCAACAGGTTTTTGTGATGAGAAGCTTTTGGGGACCCGAGCCCGTGCGGGTACGTCGGATCGAACCCAAGCGATTTTAGGAGCGCGCAATGTCAGAGTGGTGGAAAGGTAAGCGGGTTCTCGTAACGGGAGCCGGTGGATTTATCGGCAGTCACCTTGTGGAGCGTCTATTGGATTTAGGGGCGGACGTCACTGCATTCGTGCGCTACAATGCCGCGGGGAGCCGCGGTTTGCTGGATCGGCTGCCTCTCCAAGATCAAGAGCGGGTGCGTATTGTTGTGGGCGATTTGTGCGAGCCCGACGCGCTCGACGACGCGATGCGGGATCAGGAGATTGTGTTCCACCTCGCGGCAATCATCGCCATCCCCTTTTCCTACTTGCGGCCCGCTCAAGTGATCGAAAACAATGTGCGCTCCACTCTCAATGTGCTCCAAGCAGCCCGACGCTTCGGGGTGAAGCGCATTGTGCATACGAGTTCGAGCGAGGTTTACGGCACGGCCCGCGTTGCTCCCATTGATGAGGATCATCCCCTGCAGGCGCAGTCGCCCTATGCAGCCAGTAAAATCGCGTGCGACAAGATCGCCCAAAGTTTCCATCTCTCTTACGATTTGCCAGTTGTCACGCTGAGGCCTTTCAATACCTACGGGCCGAGGCAGTCCGCGCGAGCGATCGTCCCCACAATCATTACGCAGGCACTGACCAGCAAACGGGTGTTCCTTGGTGCGATGCATCCCACCCGCGATCTCACTTTTGTGAGTGATACGGTCGAGGGTTTTATCCGCATTGCTGAGACGCCAAACGTCGAGGGACGAACCTACCATATTGGGACAGGTATCGAGATTTCGGTGGGAGAACTGGCGGACCGCATTGTGCGCCTGATTGGCGGCAACATCCCCATTTTGTTTGATCCAACGCGAATTCGTCCGCCAGCGAGCGAAGTTGCGCGTCTCATCTGTGACGCAAGCCGAGCGCGGCGCGATCTCGGTTGGGAGCCCAAGGTCTCGCTCGACGAGGGACTCCAACGCACGATTGAGTGGATCGGCCAGAATTTGGCCGCTTATCGCGCGGACATTTACAATATCTAAGGGCTCACGCGAAGCACGTGGGCAGGAATCAAGCACTTCAAAGCGGAGCAGGGTAGCGGTGACTTACAAGGCAGTGATTATGGCGGGTGGTGAAGGAACGCGGATGCGTCCGTTCACACACACCATTCCCAAACCCCTGCTTCCGCTTGGTCGCAAGCCCATTGGCCAAATCATCATTGAGCGCTTACGCGCCTGTGGGATTCGCGAGATTATCATGGCGTTGGGTTACCGCAGCGATCTGCTCCGCGCCTACTTCCAGAGCGGAGAGCAATTCGGGGTCAACATTCGCTACTTTGTCGACCCGGCCCGACTCGGAACGGCCGGAGCACTCGCTTATCTCGATGACCTCGACGTTGCACCATTTTTGGTGACGAATGGCGATATTCTCACAGATCTCGACTATGCAAGATTTCTCGAGGAACACACAGCTTCGGGCGCAGCCCTGACCGTTGCAGTGCGCACTGCTGAGATGCCGATTCCCTACGGCGTCATGGAGTTGGAAGGCGAACGCGTCAAAGGCGTTCGTGAAAAACCGGTTTATACGTATCAGTTCAATGCAGGCATCTATGCGGTTTCACCCGAGGCACGGAAACTGGTGCCAAGGGGGCAATGTTTCCACATGACCGACCTCATCAACGCCACCATTACAGCAGGCCTCGAAGTGCGAGCCAAGGAGCTGTCAGGGCTGTGGTTTGACCTTGCGCGCGTAGATGATTTCGAAAAAGCACTTCACCAAATTGAGCAACATTATCCGGATTTGCTCTCCTAAACACAAAGCACTTGCGGCAACCTTTGGGCAATCACAGGAGGGATTGTGGCCAGTTGTGCCGTCATGCGCCGGAGCGCTACCGAAGATTCTTCGCAGTATTGCTGGATGAAAACCACAGCAGTTTTCTGGAGGATACGCCGCAGACGGACTCATCGTTGGGCAGAGGCTCGACTGCGCTGCGCGCGCTCAAGAAGCGCGTCCGCACACTCGTCTGGCACGATAAGGTTCCCATGGCCGCTCCCGAGGGCAATGTCTGGCTTGATAGAGCCGTGAAAGTCGCTCCCCCCTGTCACCACAAGGTTATAGCGTTTAGCAAGTTCCAGGTAGTGCTCGGTTTCTTCGGGCGAGTGCTCCGTGTAGTAGCACTCAATCCCACCCAGTCCAGCATCTACGAGCGTTTTCACGACGTCTTCAAGTGTCTCATTCTCGTGGAGGGCAACGAATTTGGGATGAGCAAGGACAGCCACCCCTCCGGCCTCAGTAATCATGCGCACTGCATCCACGGGCGAAAAGCGGAGGCGCTCGAAATAGGCGGCAGCCCCACGGGCGAGGTATTTTTCAAACGCTTCCTCCCACGTCGATACATACCCATGACGTAAGAGGACGCGCGCAATGTGGGGGCGCCCGACCACTTTCCCTCCTGCCTCTGCCTCGATCTCTTCAAGCGTCACTTTCAG
Coding sequences within it:
- a CDS encoding D-glycero-D-manno-heptose 1-phosphate guanosyltransferase, with amino-acid sequence MTYKAVIMAGGEGTRMRPFTHTIPKPLLPLGRKPIGQIIIERLRACGIREIIMALGYRSDLLRAYFQSGEQFGVNIRYFVDPARLGTAGALAYLDDLDVAPFLVTNGDILTDLDYARFLEEHTASGAALTVAVRTAEMPIPYGVMELEGERVKGVREKPVYTYQFNAGIYAVSPEARKLVPRGQCFHMTDLINATITAGLEVRAKELSGLWFDLARVDDFEKALHQIEQHYPDLLS